One segment of Dolichospermum sp. DET69 DNA contains the following:
- a CDS encoding UPF0175 family protein yields MTKVNLDLPPEVFSARRLSPDDFVRDMRLAAAIFWYQKNEISQEKAAQIAGLNRRDFILALSRQQIDVFSVDFDDLQEELNRV; encoded by the coding sequence ATGACTAAAGTAAACCTAGACTTACCCCCTGAAGTATTTTCAGCCCGTCGTCTTTCCCCAGATGATTTTGTGCGTGATATGCGCCTAGCAGCAGCTATATTTTGGTATCAAAAAAACGAAATCTCCCAAGAAAAAGCCGCACAAATAGCAGGATTAAACCGCCGTGATTTTATTTTAGCCCTTTCTCGTCAGCAAATAGATGTGTTTTCTGTAGACTTTGATGATTTACAAGAAGAGTTAAATCGTGTCTGA
- a CDS encoding type II toxin-antitoxin system HicB family antitoxin produces MKLIKPSLEYYLNLQYPVTLYPDVEQGGYVAEIKDLPGCFTQGETLEETMTNINEARELWIETAYEAGDNIPLPSEKDIINDPLAEFIGLVENGSLAQNIDQEL; encoded by the coding sequence ATGAAATTGATAAAACCATCCCTAGAATACTATTTAAACCTTCAATATCCCGTCACTCTTTACCCTGACGTAGAACAAGGTGGATATGTAGCAGAAATAAAAGATTTACCTGGATGTTTCACTCAAGGAGAAACCCTAGAAGAGACAATGACAAATATCAATGAAGCGCGGGAATTGTGGATAGAAACAGCTTATGAAGCGGGGGATAATATTCCTTTACCCAGTGAAAAAGATATCATAAATGATCCACTAGCTGAGTTTATTGGTTTGGTAGAAAATGGGAGTTTAGCCCAAAATATAGATCAAGAATTATAA
- a CDS encoding XisI protein: MDTNLKYQEIIKSILTETAKYRASIPDGYNSQVLFDDEHGRYLVLDIGWSDDQYLHTTPIHIDLIDHKIWIQYDDTEEGIANDFIAAGVPTQDIVLGFRHPKIRPYTNFAVS; the protein is encoded by the coding sequence ATGGATACCAATTTAAAATATCAAGAAATCATCAAAAGCATATTAACAGAAACCGCCAAATATCGCGCTTCTATACCTGATGGTTATAACTCCCAAGTTTTATTTGATGATGAACATGGGCGTTATTTAGTTTTAGATATTGGTTGGAGTGATGATCAATATCTACATACCACACCAATTCATATAGATTTAATTGATCATAAAATTTGGATTCAATATGATGATACAGAAGAAGGTATTGCAAATGATTTCATAGCAGCAGGCGTTCCTACACAGGATATTGTACTTGGTTTTCGCCATCCTAAAATCAGACCATATACAAACTTTGCTGTTAGTTAA
- a CDS encoding DUF1828 domain-containing protein has protein sequence MLTPCQEIARTIGELFTCSTVNDYIRIRTPLLYPDGDVIDIYLKEKEGQYILTDLGETLRWLRMQTISEKRSEKQETLIQDTLLTHGVERYKGMLIIRIQENENLASAVTTLSQAAFRVSDIWFTFRTRAFESIIEEVAEFLTEKQIPFKQNKKFAGRSGRSRKVDFCTEYRQQTSLIDVLSTASVTAGNSRADNIFTVWSDLSYLQEGNYKFISLFDDTIDIWKLENITLLEQVSNVAYWSRKAEFQEMLLTNNTPSLPQT, from the coding sequence ATGTTAACCCCTTGCCAAGAAATTGCCAGAACGATTGGAGAGTTGTTTACCTGTTCAACGGTCAACGACTATATCCGTATACGTACCCCATTACTTTATCCTGATGGTGACGTTATTGATATATATCTAAAGGAAAAAGAGGGACAATATATCTTGACAGATTTAGGTGAAACTTTACGCTGGCTACGGATGCAAACTATATCTGAGAAAAGGTCAGAAAAGCAAGAAACGCTAATTCAAGATACTCTATTAACTCATGGTGTTGAAAGATATAAAGGAATGTTAATAATTAGAATACAAGAAAATGAAAACTTAGCTTCTGCTGTCACAACTTTATCGCAAGCAGCATTTAGAGTTTCTGATATTTGGTTTACATTTAGAACTAGAGCTTTTGAGTCAATTATAGAAGAAGTAGCAGAATTTTTAACAGAGAAACAAATACCTTTTAAACAAAATAAGAAATTTGCAGGACGTTCTGGGCGTTCTCGAAAAGTAGATTTTTGCACCGAATATCGCCAACAAACATCATTAATTGATGTACTAAGTACAGCAAGTGTGACAGCAGGTAATAGTAGGGCTGATAATATTTTTACTGTTTGGTCAGACCTTAGCTACCTTCAAGAAGGAAATTACAAATTTATTTCATTATTTGACGATACCATAGACATTTGGAAACTTGAAAATATTACTCTTCTAGAACAAGTGTCTAATGTAGCATACTGGTCGCGCAAAGCTGAATTTCAAGAAATGCTCCTTACAAACAATACCCCATCACTTCCTCAAACCTAA